The following are from one region of the Deltaproteobacteria bacterium genome:
- a CDS encoding acyl-CoA dehydrogenase — protein sequence MDLGLTEDQEMLQKVASDFVKAEVPAHQMTQWFLNKAVYRPEIIKKAAELGWLGMMLPEDVGGAGLSTMDCAVVFEALGHGPVPGPLFTSGILSAQIIYEASNDAQRKALLPALCKGTTIVVPAITDKAAYWGPESVETRLTKTPAGYLVKGHKRFVFDADAATHFLCAARTEEGKLVFVLVDAKRPGVTVKPLVGFLISAFEVNFDNVAVSADNFIGTSGGSWATLDAALTKTLPILAAYQVGATQEVFDITCEYTRTRVVFGQPIGRFQRVQDHCVDISICMDTARWATYEAIWRIESGMDAKAAAHEAKATASDGYYHGTNYAHMVWAGPGTDYSHPMMAHSVLAHTLYQYLGTPGQHKKLMMDALYPRG from the coding sequence ATGGATTTAGGACTTACTGAAGACCAAGAGATGCTGCAAAAAGTGGCGTCGGATTTTGTCAAGGCCGAAGTGCCGGCGCATCAGATGACTCAATGGTTTTTGAACAAAGCGGTTTATCGCCCGGAGATCATCAAGAAGGCCGCCGAGCTGGGCTGGCTTGGCATGATGCTGCCGGAAGATGTCGGTGGCGCCGGGTTGTCGACCATGGACTGCGCGGTGGTATTTGAAGCACTGGGCCACGGGCCGGTGCCGGGACCGCTGTTTACTTCCGGAATTCTCAGCGCGCAGATTATTTATGAAGCTAGCAACGACGCGCAGCGCAAGGCGCTGCTGCCGGCGCTCTGCAAAGGCACGACGATCGTCGTGCCGGCGATCACCGACAAGGCCGCCTATTGGGGACCGGAGTCGGTGGAGACCCGGCTGACGAAAACTCCCGCCGGCTATCTCGTCAAAGGTCACAAGCGCTTTGTTTTCGATGCCGATGCGGCGACCCACTTTTTGTGCGCGGCGCGCACCGAAGAGGGCAAATTAGTGTTTGTTCTCGTCGACGCCAAGCGGCCGGGCGTGACGGTGAAACCGCTGGTGGGTTTTCTAATTTCTGCCTTTGAGGTCAACTTCGATAACGTCGCGGTCAGCGCCGATAATTTCATCGGCACCAGCGGCGGCAGTTGGGCGACGCTCGATGCGGCACTGACGAAGACGCTGCCGATCCTCGCCGCCTATCAAGTCGGCGCGACCCAGGAAGTTTTCGACATCACCTGCGAATACACGCGCACCCGCGTCGTCTTCGGCCAGCCCATCGGCCGCTTCCAACGGGTGCAGGACCACTGCGTCGATATCTCGATTTGCATGGACACCGCGCGCTGGGCGACTTACGAGGCGATCTGGCGCATTGAAAGCGGCATGGACGCCAAGGCCGCGGCGCACGAAGCCAAAGCGACGGCGAGCGACGGCTATTACCACGGTACCAACTACGCGCACATGGTTTGGGCCGGCCCGGGCACCGACTACAGCCACCCGATGATGGCGCACAGCGTGCTGGCGCACACGCTCTATCAATACCTCGGCACGCCGGGCCAACATAAGAAGTTGATGATGGATGCGCTTTATCCGCGCGGCTAA